A window of Microbacterium luteolum contains these coding sequences:
- a CDS encoding LemA family protein, producing the protein MEWLVPVLIVVGVILLVGIYLWATYNSLVQLNVRVDEAWSGITVQLKRRADLIPNLIETVKGYASHEKAVFENVTRARAETLSAGGPGEAGIAEGHLQQALRSLFAVAEAYPQLQASQNFLQLQQAIVDTEDKIQAARRFYNGGVRELNTKIKVFPNNLFAKGLGFTEREFFEVADSGAISEPPRVQF; encoded by the coding sequence ATGGAATGGCTCGTGCCAGTACTGATCGTCGTCGGAGTGATCCTGCTCGTCGGCATCTATCTCTGGGCCACGTACAACTCGCTGGTGCAGTTGAACGTTCGCGTCGACGAGGCGTGGAGCGGCATCACGGTGCAGCTCAAGCGACGAGCCGACCTCATTCCCAACCTCATCGAGACGGTGAAGGGGTACGCCTCCCACGAGAAGGCCGTCTTCGAGAACGTCACGCGTGCGCGCGCCGAGACACTGTCCGCCGGCGGTCCCGGTGAAGCCGGCATCGCCGAGGGGCACCTGCAGCAGGCGCTGCGCAGTCTCTTCGCCGTCGCCGAGGCGTACCCGCAGCTGCAGGCGAGCCAGAACTTCCTCCAGCTCCAGCAGGCGATCGTCGACACCGAGGACAAGATCCAGGCAGCGCGCCGGTTCTACAACGGCGGGGTGCGCGAGCTGAACACCAAGATCAAGGTGTTCCCCAACAACCTCTTCGCCAAGGGGCTCGGCTTCACCGAGCGGGAGTTCTTCGAGGTCGCTGACAGCGGCGCGATCTCGGAGCCGCCGCGCGTCCAGTTTTGA
- a CDS encoding D-arabinono-1,4-lactone oxidase, with the protein MTRIGGTWQNWARSASVRPVRVERPRSPEGVQRAVIAAVHHGLTVKAVGAGHSFTGIAVAPGVLLELDDMQGLVSADAATGRVTLLAGTRLHRIPALLAPFGLAMENLGDIDRQSISGAISTGTHGTGAGYGGLATQVVGLTIITAAGEFLRIDKQQNSELLPAAALGLGALGIIVEVTLQCVPRFVMHAVDEPLPLEDVLDQLESHVSASDHFEFYWFPHTDVALTKRQSRLPESAVRKPLPVVGKWIDETLLSNGVYRLVCAAGQLVPAVTPPFSRLAVKLTGDREYTDLSNRVLTQSRTVRFREMEYAIPAENVVPAFRAVQALIERQGWRIEFPVEVRFAAEDDRWLSTAHGRASAYIAVHRYWRADPTEYFGAVEAIMREHGGRPHWGKLHTQSADTLRERYPRFDDFLAVRDRLDPERRFGNRYLERVLGD; encoded by the coding sequence GTGACGAGAATCGGCGGCACCTGGCAGAACTGGGCGCGGTCGGCGTCGGTCCGTCCCGTGCGCGTGGAGCGCCCGCGCAGCCCCGAGGGGGTGCAGCGGGCGGTGATCGCCGCCGTGCACCACGGGCTCACGGTCAAGGCCGTGGGTGCCGGTCACAGCTTCACAGGCATCGCCGTCGCGCCGGGCGTACTTCTGGAGCTCGACGACATGCAGGGCCTGGTCTCGGCGGATGCCGCCACGGGGCGCGTGACCCTCCTCGCCGGCACGCGGCTGCATCGGATCCCGGCGCTCCTCGCCCCGTTCGGTCTGGCGATGGAGAACCTCGGAGACATCGATCGGCAGTCGATCTCCGGGGCGATCTCGACCGGCACGCACGGCACCGGCGCGGGTTACGGCGGTCTCGCCACCCAGGTCGTCGGCCTCACGATCATCACGGCCGCCGGCGAGTTCCTCCGCATCGACAAGCAGCAGAACAGTGAGCTGCTGCCTGCCGCCGCGCTCGGGCTCGGTGCCCTCGGGATCATCGTCGAGGTCACCCTGCAGTGCGTTCCGAGGTTCGTCATGCACGCGGTCGACGAGCCCCTGCCGCTGGAGGACGTGCTCGATCAGCTCGAGAGCCACGTCTCGGCATCCGACCATTTCGAGTTCTACTGGTTCCCGCACACCGATGTCGCGCTCACCAAGCGGCAGTCCCGTCTGCCCGAATCGGCCGTGCGCAAGCCGCTCCCGGTGGTGGGCAAGTGGATCGACGAGACGCTTCTGTCCAACGGCGTCTACCGGTTGGTGTGCGCGGCAGGACAGCTGGTCCCGGCCGTCACCCCGCCGTTCAGTCGACTCGCCGTGAAGCTCACCGGAGATCGCGAGTACACCGATCTCTCGAACCGCGTCCTCACGCAGAGCCGCACCGTGCGCTTCCGCGAGATGGAGTACGCGATCCCGGCCGAGAACGTCGTGCCCGCCTTCCGTGCCGTGCAAGCGCTCATCGAACGCCAGGGCTGGCGCATCGAGTTCCCCGTCGAGGTGCGCTTCGCCGCCGAGGACGACCGGTGGCTGTCCACGGCGCACGGCAGGGCGAGCGCGTACATCGCAGTCCACCGCTACTGGCGTGCCGACCCGACCGAGTACTTCGGCGCGGTGGAGGCCATCATGCGGGAGCACGGCGGACGGCCGCACTGGGGCAAGCTCCACACGCAGTCCGCAGACACGCTGCGCGAGCGCTACCCGCGGTTCGACGACTTCCTCGCCGTGCGCGACCGCCTGGATCCGGAGCGTCGGTTCGGCAACCGGTACCTCGAGCGCGTGCTCGGCGATTGA
- a CDS encoding alanine racemase → MLDLTEELSPVPGAPVVAPEWQDPARYWPRLSAATQHLPAPVAVIDREALRYNAMDLLVRSGGLPIRVASKSVRVRAVLDAVLKLPGYRGILAFTLAEALWLAETHDDIVLAYPTVDRGSLEALFADEQAAQRITLMIDDLAHLDLIDSIKGPGERPEIRVAVDVDASWKSSLLGHIGVRRSALFTAGEVAGFARKVIARPGFRLVGLQMYDAQIAGQGDDAGSDAPLIRMVQARSRAELRERRAAIVEAVTALAPMEFLNGGGTGSLEFTGSDESLTEASAGSGLLGGHLFDGYRSFQPAPASAFAFDVVRRPAADIATVLGGGWIASGPPVASRQPKPVWPEGLRTLPREAAGEVQTPLQGPAATSLGVGDRVWFRHAKSGEPAERIERYHLVSGDEIIDELPTYRGEGKAFL, encoded by the coding sequence GTGCTCGACCTCACCGAAGAACTGAGCCCCGTTCCGGGTGCCCCCGTGGTAGCTCCCGAGTGGCAGGACCCCGCTCGCTACTGGCCTCGCCTGTCCGCCGCGACCCAGCACCTGCCCGCCCCGGTCGCGGTGATCGACCGGGAGGCGCTGCGCTACAACGCGATGGACCTCCTGGTGCGCTCCGGCGGCCTGCCCATCCGCGTCGCATCCAAGTCGGTGCGCGTGCGTGCAGTCCTGGATGCCGTCCTGAAGCTCCCCGGATACCGCGGCATCCTCGCCTTCACACTCGCGGAGGCCCTGTGGCTCGCCGAGACCCACGACGACATCGTGCTCGCGTACCCCACCGTCGACCGGGGGAGCCTCGAGGCCCTGTTCGCGGATGAGCAAGCCGCGCAGCGCATCACGCTCATGATCGACGACCTGGCGCACCTCGACCTGATCGACAGCATCAAGGGTCCGGGCGAACGTCCGGAGATCCGCGTCGCGGTCGACGTCGACGCCTCGTGGAAGTCGTCCCTCCTGGGGCACATCGGCGTTCGTCGTTCCGCGCTCTTCACCGCGGGCGAGGTGGCCGGCTTCGCCCGGAAGGTCATCGCGCGTCCCGGGTTCCGGCTCGTCGGGCTGCAGATGTACGACGCGCAGATCGCCGGTCAGGGCGATGATGCCGGTTCCGATGCGCCGCTGATCCGCATGGTGCAGGCCCGGTCGCGCGCCGAGCTGCGCGAGCGCCGGGCGGCGATCGTCGAGGCCGTCACGGCCCTCGCGCCGATGGAGTTCCTCAACGGCGGAGGAACGGGGTCGCTCGAGTTCACCGGCAGCGACGAGTCCCTCACCGAGGCGAGTGCGGGCAGCGGGCTCCTCGGCGGTCATCTGTTCGACGGCTATCGGTCGTTCCAGCCGGCCCCGGCATCCGCCTTCGCCTTCGACGTCGTCCGCCGCCCTGCGGCCGACATCGCGACCGTGCTCGGCGGCGGATGGATCGCCTCCGGCCCGCCGGTCGCCTCCCGTCAGCCGAAGCCGGTGTGGCCGGAGGGCCTCCGCACCCTGCCGCGCGAGGCTGCCGGCGAGGTCCAGACTCCGCTGCAGGGCCCGGCGGCGACCTCTCTCGGCGTGGGGGACCGGGTCTGGTTCCGGCACGCGAAGAGCGGCGAACCGGCCGAGCGGATCGAGAGGTACCACCTCGTGTCGGGCGACGAGATCATCGACGAGCTGCCGACCTACCGCGGCGAGGGGAAGGCGTTCCTGTGA
- a CDS encoding DedA family protein, producing MTADHGFTGLTGFAADVLTSLGDIGVGVLVFLEVLVPPIPSEVILPFAGYLSQSGQLNLGWLFFWSTLASWLGAMLLYALGSAIGMQRAIRLLAATRLVSRTDLERGADWFARSGAWTVLVGRMVPGVRSLISLPAGASRMNLLTFSIYTILGSGLWNALLLGVGAALGTQHEQLEQYLGYLDYVVYGAIAIALVVLVVRRLREGAAARRETVRVDD from the coding sequence ATGACTGCTGATCATGGCTTCACCGGCCTGACAGGGTTCGCAGCCGACGTCCTCACGTCTCTCGGCGACATCGGCGTCGGGGTGCTCGTCTTCCTCGAGGTGCTCGTCCCGCCGATCCCGAGCGAGGTGATCCTGCCGTTCGCCGGCTACCTCAGTCAGAGCGGTCAGCTGAACCTCGGCTGGCTGTTCTTCTGGAGCACGCTGGCATCCTGGCTCGGAGCGATGCTCCTGTATGCGCTGGGATCCGCCATCGGCATGCAGCGGGCGATCCGACTGCTCGCCGCGACGCGGCTCGTCAGTCGAACCGACCTGGAACGCGGTGCGGACTGGTTCGCGCGGAGCGGCGCGTGGACCGTGCTGGTCGGCCGGATGGTGCCGGGCGTGCGCAGCCTCATCTCGCTCCCGGCTGGGGCATCGCGCATGAATCTGCTGACGTTCAGCATCTACACGATCCTCGGCAGCGGTCTGTGGAATGCGCTGCTCCTGGGAGTCGGTGCCGCGCTCGGCACGCAGCACGAGCAGCTCGAGCAGTACCTCGGGTACCTCGACTACGTCGTCTACGGCGCGATCGCGATCGCGCTGGTGGTCCTGGTCGTGCGTCGGCTGCGGGAGGGGGCGGCAGCCCGACGCGAGACCGTCCGGGTCGACGACTGA
- a CDS encoding cation-transporting ATPase, protein MGKLSRLIGIASDALEKNSGSARSGDPAGGSRSSTDWSGMLRGAVDAVRGPSDASRADGARPAAPAAPPASADPYAPPPAPGDAGATRAGSVASDADRAAIARYDYLLQTADPQRIEQIHRDAFARLTPQQRELVEERMRDELAPGERPRSSSPDDLARAAGRAEAMRPGRMRGLLSRARGGGAGGAAVMAGGAAVGVLGAVAGGAVLSAVATPILEQAAGLGVDFSALAGGVDLEALASGVDIGGFTGGAEELMGSAGEAVSGLGETATGWGEKLGDLGIPGIGDIFGR, encoded by the coding sequence ATGGGAAAGCTCTCCCGCCTGATCGGCATCGCCTCCGACGCCCTGGAGAAGAACAGCGGCTCCGCCCGCAGCGGCGATCCCGCCGGCGGGTCCCGGTCGTCGACGGACTGGAGCGGCATGCTCCGCGGCGCCGTCGACGCCGTTCGAGGACCGTCGGACGCGTCACGCGCCGACGGGGCACGCCCCGCCGCGCCGGCTGCGCCGCCGGCATCCGCCGATCCGTACGCACCGCCGCCCGCTCCCGGCGACGCTGGGGCTACCCGAGCCGGTTCGGTGGCGAGCGATGCGGACCGCGCCGCGATCGCCCGTTACGACTACCTGCTCCAGACCGCCGATCCGCAGCGCATCGAGCAGATCCATCGTGACGCGTTCGCGCGCCTCACGCCGCAGCAGCGGGAGCTCGTCGAGGAGCGGATGCGCGACGAACTCGCGCCAGGGGAGCGGCCGCGTTCGTCCTCACCCGACGACCTCGCCCGTGCGGCGGGTCGAGCCGAGGCGATGCGCCCTGGTCGGATGCGGGGACTGCTGTCCCGCGCGCGCGGCGGCGGTGCCGGAGGTGCGGCCGTCATGGCGGGCGGTGCGGCAGTCGGTGTGCTCGGCGCGGTCGCGGGCGGCGCCGTGCTCAGCGCCGTCGCCACGCCGATCCTGGAGCAGGCCGCGGGTCTCGGCGTCGATTTCAGCGCGCTGGCTGGGGGCGTCGATCTCGAGGCCCTCGCCTCGGGCGTCGACATCGGTGGCTTCACGGGCGGTGCGGAAGAGCTGATGGGATCCGCCGGCGAGGCGGTGTCCGGCCTGGGGGAGACCGCGACCGGCTGGGGCGAGAAGCTCGGCGACCTCGGAATCCCGGGCATCGGCGATATCTTCGGCCGCTGA
- a CDS encoding NAD(P)/FAD-dependent oxidoreductase: MPKILIVGGGYAGFYSAWKLEKHLRKGEAEVTMVDPLPYMTYQPFLPEVAAGSIEARHSVVAHRRHLKRTNVITAKVTNINHAEKTATITPPLGESYEFAYDQIVVTAGAVSRTFPIPGIADNAIGLKTIEEAVAIRDRLMSNFDKAASLPAGPARDRLLTVVVVGGGFAGIEVFAELRSLASSLVSKYPQLTFDDTHFHLIEAMGRIMPEVSLKTSEWVLKDLAKRGANVHLDTQLTSAVDGDVELSTGEVIPTDLIVWTAGVMANPTVVRGGDLPVEERGRIQTRADLRVGTPEAFVEGAWAAGDVSAVPDLSGGGVGGFCVPNAQHAVRQAKLLAKNIVAVLRGEKPREYFHKNMGAVAGLGLYNGVFQSGKIALKGFVAWVAHRGYHGLAMPTWERKFRVVWGWWNNLWLGRDLVNLETVQNPRYVFEEFAARPRAAAPAAPAVPASPSSDAATTTAAVAGKVPDDKAPVDAAPAEKAPAAKKAPAKKAPAKKPVAEKVAVK; encoded by the coding sequence GTGCCCAAGATTCTGATCGTCGGTGGAGGCTACGCGGGCTTCTACAGCGCGTGGAAGCTCGAGAAGCACCTGCGCAAGGGCGAGGCGGAGGTGACCATGGTCGACCCGCTGCCGTACATGACGTACCAGCCGTTCCTGCCCGAGGTCGCTGCGGGCTCGATCGAGGCTCGGCACTCCGTGGTCGCGCATCGTCGTCACCTCAAGCGCACGAACGTGATCACCGCCAAGGTGACCAACATCAACCACGCGGAGAAGACCGCGACGATCACGCCGCCGCTGGGTGAGTCGTACGAGTTCGCATACGACCAGATCGTCGTGACCGCCGGTGCCGTGTCGCGCACGTTCCCGATCCCCGGCATCGCCGACAACGCGATCGGCCTCAAGACGATCGAGGAGGCCGTCGCGATCCGCGACCGCCTGATGTCGAACTTCGACAAGGCTGCTTCCCTGCCCGCAGGCCCCGCACGCGACCGTCTGCTCACGGTCGTCGTCGTCGGTGGTGGGTTCGCCGGCATCGAGGTGTTCGCCGAGCTGCGTTCGCTCGCCTCGTCGCTCGTCTCCAAGTACCCGCAGCTGACGTTCGATGACACGCACTTCCACCTCATCGAGGCCATGGGCCGCATCATGCCCGAGGTCTCGCTGAAGACGAGCGAGTGGGTCCTCAAGGACCTCGCCAAGCGCGGCGCGAACGTGCACCTCGACACGCAGCTCACCAGCGCGGTCGACGGCGACGTCGAGCTCTCGACCGGCGAGGTCATCCCGACCGACCTGATCGTGTGGACCGCCGGTGTCATGGCGAACCCGACCGTCGTCCGCGGCGGCGACCTGCCCGTCGAGGAGCGCGGTCGCATCCAGACCCGCGCCGACCTGCGGGTCGGCACCCCGGAGGCCTTCGTCGAGGGCGCCTGGGCTGCCGGCGACGTCTCGGCCGTCCCCGACCTCTCCGGTGGTGGCGTCGGCGGCTTCTGCGTGCCGAACGCCCAGCACGCGGTCCGTCAGGCGAAGCTTCTGGCGAAGAACATCGTCGCCGTGCTCCGCGGCGAGAAGCCCCGCGAGTACTTCCACAAGAACATGGGCGCCGTGGCCGGTCTCGGCCTGTACAACGGTGTCTTCCAGTCCGGCAAGATCGCGCTCAAGGGCTTCGTCGCCTGGGTCGCCCACCGCGGCTACCACGGTCTCGCGATGCCGACGTGGGAGCGCAAGTTCCGTGTCGTCTGGGGCTGGTGGAACAACCTGTGGCTCGGCCGCGACCTGGTGAACCTCGAGACGGTGCAGAACCCGCGCTACGTCTTCGAGGAGTTCGCCGCGCGTCCGCGCGCTGCCGCTCCCGCGGCTCCCGCCGTTCCCGCCTCGCCGTCGTCGGATGCCGCGACGACCACCGCTGCCGTCGCGGGCAAGGTTCCCGACGACAAGGCTCCGGTCGACGCCGCTCCGGCCGAGAAGGCTCCGGCCGCGAAGAAGGCACCGGCCAAGAAGGCTCCTGCCAAGAAGCCGGTCGCCGAGAAGGTCGCCGTCAAGTAA
- a CDS encoding S8 family peptidase — translation MLRNVTAIAVVAASVLLLGATATPPPIPDDPTDPVRASEYWLDGAKIREAWKTTRGAGVTIAVIDTGIGKVPQTFGDAVVGGTDVSGTGTPDGRTPVGAVDGNHGSWVASLAAGRGAPDGKGMIGVAPEANLLSISVGFGAAAAVPFTEQVAKAMRWAVDNGADVINLSFTTNTLDWDESWDDAFLYAFEHDVVVVVAAGNRGSGTDIIGAPATIPGVLTVGGVDQTGTASIEASTQGITIGISAPSEGLLGVSANGEVVSWRGTSGAAPIVAGVAALIRSAHPDIKAIDVINRIIKTAMPVADAVKPRDPLYGFGLVDAAAAISADIAAVDKNPMGDLAEWIHFFRRAKTEPQPEPTVTPVAVEPLPDADAPTEAGSPLLPSADSLRYGTLPLIALTVPGILIALGVTAAARRIRSARVSRTPHS, via the coding sequence ATGCTGCGAAATGTCACGGCCATCGCGGTCGTGGCGGCATCCGTCCTGCTCCTGGGAGCGACGGCGACGCCTCCGCCGATCCCCGACGACCCCACCGATCCCGTGCGCGCGTCGGAGTACTGGCTCGACGGGGCCAAGATCCGCGAGGCGTGGAAGACGACCAGAGGTGCCGGCGTCACGATCGCGGTGATCGACACGGGAATCGGCAAGGTCCCGCAGACGTTCGGCGATGCGGTGGTCGGCGGGACGGACGTCTCCGGAACGGGCACGCCCGACGGCCGCACCCCGGTCGGAGCGGTCGACGGCAATCACGGGTCCTGGGTCGCCTCCCTCGCCGCCGGACGAGGTGCCCCCGACGGCAAGGGCATGATCGGCGTCGCGCCCGAGGCGAACCTCCTCTCCATCTCCGTGGGCTTCGGTGCCGCCGCGGCCGTACCGTTCACCGAGCAGGTCGCCAAGGCGATGCGCTGGGCCGTCGACAACGGCGCCGACGTGATCAACCTGTCGTTCACGACGAACACGCTCGACTGGGACGAGAGCTGGGACGACGCGTTCCTGTACGCCTTCGAGCACGACGTCGTCGTCGTGGTCGCCGCGGGCAACCGGGGGAGCGGCACCGACATCATCGGTGCGCCGGCAACGATCCCGGGCGTCCTGACCGTCGGCGGGGTCGACCAGACGGGCACGGCCAGCATCGAGGCGTCCACCCAGGGCATCACGATCGGCATCTCCGCTCCCAGCGAGGGGCTGCTGGGCGTGTCCGCGAACGGCGAGGTCGTCTCCTGGAGGGGCACCAGCGGGGCCGCCCCGATCGTGGCAGGCGTCGCGGCGCTGATCCGCTCCGCGCATCCCGACATCAAGGCGATCGACGTCATCAACCGGATCATCAAGACCGCGATGCCCGTCGCGGACGCCGTGAAACCGAGGGATCCGCTGTACGGGTTCGGCCTCGTGGACGCGGCGGCGGCGATCTCCGCCGACATCGCCGCGGTGGACAAGAACCCGATGGGGGATCTCGCCGAATGGATCCACTTCTTCCGCCGCGCGAAGACCGAGCCGCAGCCCGAACCGACGGTCACTCCGGTCGCCGTCGAGCCCCTTCCGGATGCCGACGCTCCCACCGAGGCGGGCTCACCGCTGCTTCCCAGCGCTGATTCGCTGCGCTACGGTACCCTGCCGCTCATCGCGCTCACAGTCCCTGGTATCCTGATAGCGCTTGGCGTCACCGCAGCTGCCCGGCGCATCCGATCGGCGCGCGTTTCTCGTACGCCACATTCCTGA
- a CDS encoding DUF501 domain-containing protein, giving the protein MTTPPFPAPTPAELAVVSAQLGRPARGVVGIAARCACGNPTVVATTPRLPDGTPFPTFYYLTHPSATAAMSTLEATQVMRELAALLTDDEAIAAGYLAAHEAYLSDRGGFGDVPEIDGISAGGMPTRVKCLHALAGHALAAGPGVNPIGDIALERSSWSPAVCRCEDPGAATRDEARSA; this is encoded by the coding sequence GTGACCACGCCGCCCTTCCCCGCACCCACGCCCGCCGAGCTCGCCGTCGTCTCGGCGCAGCTCGGGCGCCCTGCACGCGGAGTGGTCGGCATCGCGGCGCGATGCGCCTGCGGCAACCCGACGGTCGTCGCCACCACGCCGCGTCTGCCCGACGGCACGCCGTTCCCGACTTTCTACTACCTGACGCACCCGTCCGCCACGGCGGCGATGTCGACGCTCGAGGCCACGCAGGTGATGCGGGAGCTCGCGGCGCTCCTCACCGACGACGAGGCGATCGCAGCGGGATATCTCGCGGCGCACGAGGCGTATCTGTCCGATCGCGGCGGGTTCGGCGACGTGCCGGAGATCGACGGCATCTCGGCCGGCGGCATGCCCACCCGCGTCAAGTGCCTGCACGCCCTCGCCGGCCATGCGCTCGCGGCAGGGCCGGGAGTGAACCCGATCGGAGACATCGCTCTGGAACGATCCTCGTGGTCTCCTGCGGTGTGCCGCTGCGAGGACCCCGGCGCGGCGACCCGCGACGAGGCGCGGTCGGCGTGA
- a CDS encoding FtsB family cell division protein, which translates to MARRPAPPSASPKASAPPQATAKKGRAKANVRAASAPAASRKRTRGSSQRVDVREWASGIRLSAFSVIMLSLVVLGAWVLVPTLGTFIDQRQKIAALEASVKVSEDEIADLIAERERWSDPAYITTQARERLYYVKPGEVVYLIDNDLDPSALPREQDPISATLEEKPADWMPQLLRTLVSTGLSDTAAVVP; encoded by the coding sequence GTGGCACGACGACCGGCTCCTCCTTCGGCGTCTCCGAAGGCGTCAGCGCCCCCACAGGCGACCGCGAAGAAGGGGCGCGCGAAGGCGAACGTCCGAGCGGCATCCGCGCCCGCCGCGTCGCGGAAGCGCACGCGGGGGAGCTCTCAGCGCGTCGATGTGCGCGAGTGGGCCTCCGGCATCCGTCTCTCCGCTTTCTCCGTGATCATGCTGTCCCTCGTCGTGCTGGGGGCGTGGGTGCTCGTGCCGACGCTCGGCACCTTCATCGACCAGCGGCAGAAGATCGCAGCGCTCGAGGCCTCTGTGAAGGTCAGCGAGGACGAGATCGCCGACCTGATCGCCGAGCGCGAGCGCTGGAGCGATCCCGCCTACATCACGACGCAGGCCCGTGAGCGCCTCTATTACGTGAAGCCGGGGGAGGTCGTCTACCTGATCGACAACGACCTCGACCCCTCCGCGCTCCCGCGCGAGCAGGACCCGATCAGCGCCACTCTCGAGGAGAAGCCGGCGGACTGGATGCCGCAGCTGCTGCGCACCCTCGTCTCGACCGGGCTCAGCGACACGGCGGCCGTCGTTCCCTGA
- the eno gene encoding phosphopyruvate hydratase, whose translation MALIEAVGAREILDSRGNPTVEVEVLLDDGIVQRAAVPSGASTGAFEAYELRDGDKSRYGGKGVLKAVEAIIDELGPAIEGVEASEQRIVDEILIEVDGTENKKRVGANAILGVSLAVSKAAADSADLPLFRYLGGPNAHLLPVPLFNVINGGEHADNGIDMQEFFLAPIGAETYSEALRWGVETYHVLRSELKAAGYATGLGDEGGFAPDLPSNREGLDFLVKAIEKAGFTPGSDIALGLDVAATEFFKDGVYRLDNKDWDAEALTEYYVGLVNDFPIVTIEDALAEDDWDNWKHLTDVLGSRVQLVGDDLFVTNPERLADGIKRGVANSLLVKVNQIGTLTETFDAVSLAQRSGYTAMLSHRSGETEDTTIADLVVATNAGQIKAGAPARSERVAKYNQLLRIEEELGDAAVFAGRSAFPRYQG comes from the coding sequence GTGGCACTGATCGAGGCTGTAGGCGCACGCGAGATTCTCGACTCGCGCGGAAACCCGACCGTCGAGGTGGAGGTGCTCCTCGACGATGGCATCGTCCAGCGGGCCGCCGTCCCCTCCGGTGCATCCACCGGTGCGTTCGAGGCGTACGAGCTCCGCGACGGCGACAAGAGCCGTTACGGCGGCAAGGGCGTGCTCAAGGCCGTCGAAGCCATCATCGACGAGCTGGGCCCGGCCATCGAGGGCGTGGAGGCGAGCGAGCAGCGCATCGTCGACGAGATCCTCATCGAGGTCGACGGCACCGAGAACAAGAAGCGCGTCGGCGCGAACGCCATCCTCGGCGTGAGCCTCGCGGTCTCGAAGGCCGCCGCGGACTCCGCCGACCTTCCCCTGTTCCGCTACCTCGGCGGCCCGAACGCGCACCTGCTGCCCGTTCCGCTGTTCAACGTCATCAACGGCGGCGAGCACGCCGACAACGGCATCGACATGCAGGAGTTCTTCCTGGCGCCGATCGGCGCCGAGACCTACTCCGAGGCGCTGCGCTGGGGCGTGGAGACGTACCACGTCCTGCGCTCCGAGCTGAAGGCCGCCGGCTACGCCACGGGCCTCGGCGACGAGGGCGGCTTCGCCCCCGACCTGCCCAGCAACCGCGAGGGCCTCGACTTCCTGGTCAAGGCGATCGAGAAGGCCGGCTTCACGCCCGGATCCGACATCGCCCTCGGCCTCGACGTCGCCGCCACCGAGTTCTTCAAGGACGGCGTCTACCGCCTCGACAACAAGGACTGGGACGCCGAAGCGCTGACCGAGTACTACGTCGGCCTGGTCAACGACTTCCCGATCGTCACGATCGAGGATGCCCTCGCCGAGGACGACTGGGACAACTGGAAGCACCTCACCGACGTGCTCGGCTCGCGCGTCCAGCTCGTGGGCGACGACCTGTTCGTCACGAACCCGGAGCGCCTCGCCGACGGCATCAAGCGCGGCGTCGCGAACTCCCTGCTCGTGAAGGTCAACCAGATCGGCACGCTCACCGAGACGTTCGACGCGGTCAGCCTGGCGCAGCGTTCGGGCTACACGGCGATGCTCTCGCACCGCTCGGGTGAGACCGAGGACACCACGATCGCCGACCTCGTCGTCGCGACGAACGCGGGTCAGATCAAGGCGGGTGCGCCTGCGCGCAGCGAGCGCGTCGCGAAGTACAATCAGCTTCTGCGCATCGAGGAGGAGCTCGGCGACGCCGCGGTCTTCGCCGGGCGTTCGGCCTTCCCGCGCTACCAGGGCTGA
- a CDS encoding O-methyltransferase, whose product MESTPAAWSQADAFLADTLVGHDPALEAALEAQRAAGLPEIEVAPVAGKLLDLLVRISGARRVLEIGTLGGYSTIWLARAVGPEGRVVTIEAEADNAAVARASIDAAGVGDRVDIRIGRGADVLPTLVAGFDLVFIDADKESNTVYLDWAAKLGHPGTVIVLDNIGREGEIVREDSTDSKVIGTRDGLRMLGEDPRFDATALQTVGAKGWDGVALALVV is encoded by the coding sequence ATGGAATCCACTCCCGCAGCCTGGTCGCAGGCCGACGCCTTCCTCGCCGACACGCTCGTCGGACACGACCCGGCCCTGGAGGCGGCGCTCGAGGCGCAGCGGGCCGCCGGCCTCCCCGAGATCGAGGTGGCTCCGGTGGCCGGCAAGCTGCTCGACCTCCTCGTCCGCATCAGCGGCGCGCGCCGGGTGCTCGAGATCGGCACGCTCGGCGGGTACTCCACGATCTGGCTGGCCCGCGCGGTCGGCCCGGAAGGGCGGGTCGTGACGATCGAGGCGGAGGCGGACAACGCTGCCGTCGCGCGCGCCAGCATCGATGCCGCCGGTGTGGGCGATCGTGTCGACATCCGCATCGGCAGGGGCGCCGACGTGCTGCCGACCCTGGTCGCCGGATTCGACCTGGTCTTCATCGACGCCGACAAGGAGTCCAACACCGTCTACCTCGACTGGGCCGCGAAGCTGGGCCACCCGGGGACGGTGATCGTGCTCGACAACATCGGTCGCGAGGGCGAGATCGTGCGCGAGGACTCGACGGATTCGAAGGTGATCGGCACCCGCGACGGACTGCGGATGCTGGGAGAAGATCCGCGGTTCGACGCGACGGCTTTGCAGACGGTCGGCGCCAAGGGCTGGGACGGCGTCGCCCTCGCGCTCGTCGTCTGA